A stretch of the Acyrthosiphon pisum isolate AL4f chromosome A2, pea_aphid_22Mar2018_4r6ur, whole genome shotgun sequence genome encodes the following:
- the LOC100164528 gene encoding glutamine-dependent NAD(+) synthetase, giving the protein MGRLATVAVSCLNQWSLDFDGNKRRILESIEIAKQCNATYRSGPELEICGYSCEDHFLESDTLLHSWQVLVEIMIHQSSSDILIDVGMPVMHKNSTYNCRVVFLNKRILLIRPKLLMCDSGNYRESRWFTPWRKLRTVEDFYLPRVVQKHTGQTIVPFGDAVIATADTCIGYEICEELWTPNSTHIPLCMDGVEIVVNSSGSYMELRKSTLVLDLIKSATFKNGGCYLYSNLRGCDGQRVYFNGCSNIVMNGSLIKVGTQFNLREVEVTCATIDLEDIRSYRNAIRSRSSSSSESYHRINVHDFSLSRETRKIPDPILTEFKCLSPEEEIALGPACWLWDYLRRSKQGGYFLPLSGGVDSSSTACIVFSMCNLIYQACKDGDTQVLNEVRTIVGQQNYFPPNARELCNQLFTTCYMATENSSSQTKKRAEELSSQISSYHLSVVIDKVVSSVISVFVGLTGKTPQFAVYGGSPRESLALQNVQARLRMVLTYLFAQLMLWVRGRQGGLLVLGSANVDEALRGYMTKYDCSSADVNPIGGISKSDLKMFLRYFRTKYSLSSIDDIINATPTAELEPLIAGQITQSDEADMGMTYDELSVYGKLRKQNYCGPYSMFCKLLLLWGDQYTVEQIAEKVKHFFRCYAINRHKMTVLTPSYHAEAYSPDDNRFDHRPFLYNVMWPWQFRCIDNRVEEFNDKKNEIPRYHLSLESNRSEKYAVNV; this is encoded by the exons atgGGTCGCTTAGCTACTGTAGCCGTAAGCTGCTTGAATCAATGGTCATTAGATTTTGATGGTAATAAACGTCGTATATTGGAAAGCATTGAAATTGCAAAGCAATGCAATGCAACATATCGTAGTGGTCCTGAACTTGAAATATGTGGCTATAGTTGTGAAGATCACTTCCTTGAGAGTGACACACTTTTACACTCATGGCAAGTTCTGGTTGAAATAATGATTCATCAATCGTCATCAGATATTTTG ATTGATGTTGGCATGCCAGTGATGCACAAGAACTCCACCTATAATTGCCGAGTTGTGTTTCTTAACAAACGTATTTTATTGATTAGACCCAAATTACTTATGTGTGACTCTGGTAATTATAGAGAATCTCGCTGGTTTACTCCGTGGAGAAAATTACGAACAGTTGAAGATTTTTACCTACCTCGAGTTGTGCAAAAACATACAGGCCAAACTATTGTACCCTTTGGAGATGCTGTTATTGCCACCGCCGATACATGTATTGGGTATGAAATATGTGAAGAATTGTGGACCCCAAATAGTACACATATTCCATTATGTATGGACGGCGTTGAAATAGTTGTCAATAGTTCTGGTTCTTATATGGAATTGCGGAAATCTACACTTGTTTTAGATCTGATTAAATCTGCCACTTTTAAAAATGGTGGATGTTATTTGTATAGTAATCTTAGAGGGTGTGATGGTCAACGTGTTTACTTCAATGGTTGCTCAAATATTGTGATGAATGGTTCTTTAATAAAAGTTGGTACTCAATTTAATCTAAGAGAAGTAGAAGTCACGTGTGCTACAATTGATTTAGAAGATATTCGCAGCTATAGAAATGCTATAAGGTCTAGATCTAGCTCTAGTTCAGAGTCGTACCACAGGATTAATGTACACGACTTTAGTTTATCAAGAGAAACACGTAAAATACCAGATCCCATTTTAAcagaatttaaatgtttatcccCAGAAGAAGAGATCGCCTTAGGACCAGCATGTTGGCTTTGGGATTATTTAAGACGTTCAAAGCAAGGTGGATACTTTTTGCCATTGAGTGGTGGTGTTGATTCATCAAGTACAGCATGCATAGTATTTTCAATGTGCAATTTAATATATCAGGCATGTAAAGATGGTGACACACAAGTTTTGAATGAAGTACGCACAATAGTTGGTCAACAAAATTATTTCCCTCCTAATGCAAGAGAATTGTGCAATCAATTGTTTACAACGTGTTACATGGCTACCGAGAATTCGTCTTCTCAAACAAAAAAACGAGCTGAAGAATTATCTTCTCAAATATCTAGTTATCATTTGAGTGTTGTTATTGATAAGGTTGTATCATCTGTGATCTCTGTATTTGTTGGTCTAACTGGTAAAACACCACAATTTGCTGTATATGGTGGATCTCCGCGTGAATCTCTTGCCTTACAAAATGTACAAGCTCGATTGAGAATGGTTCTGACATATTTATTCGCTCAATTAATGCTCTGGGTCCGTGGTCGACAAGGAGGACTTTTGGTTTTAGGGTCAGCTAATGTTGATGAAGCTCTAAGAGGATATATGACGAAATATGACTGTTCAAGTGCTGATGTCAATCCAATTGGTGGCATTTCAAAATCGGATCTCAAAATGTTTCTTAGATATTTTAGAACTAAGTATTCATTGTCATCAatcgatgatataataaatgCCACTCCTACAGCAGAACTAGAGCCCTTGATAGCTGGACAAATTACACAGTCAGATGAAGCGGATATGGGAATGACTTATGACGAGCTCAGTGTTTATGGGAAGTTGAGAAAGCAAAATTATTGTGGCCCGTACAGTATGTTTTGTAAGTTGTTGTTATTGTGGGGTGATCAATATACGGTCGAACAAATTGCAGAAAAAGTAAAGCACTTTTTTAGATGTTATGCTATAAATAGACATAAAATGACAGTCTTGACTCCTAGCTATCACGCTGAAGCATATAGTCCAGATGACAACCGGTTTGATCATCGTCCATTTCTATACAATGTTATGTGGCCATGGCAGTTCCGATGTATCGATAACAGAGTTGAAGaatttaatgacaaaaaaaatgaaattcctCGATACCATTTATCCTTAGAATCAAACAGAAGTGAAAAATATGCAGTAAatgtttag